A stretch of Pseudomonas sp. LRP2-20 DNA encodes these proteins:
- a CDS encoding extracellular solute-binding protein: MKPTHRLACSLLFACLSLPALAAPQHALTLYDEPPKYPADFKHFDYVNPDAPKGGTFRQSSFGGFDSLNPFINKGVSADNVSIIYDTLMRQSQDEPFTEYGLVAGKIEKAPDNSWVRFYLRPEARFHDGHPMRADDVVFTFNTLIKDGAPLYRQYYSDVAEVVAEDPLKVLFKFKHNNNRELPLILGQLPVLPKHWYENREFTRGNLELPLGSGPYKVAEVKAGRSIRYERVKDYWAKDLPINRGFYNFDAMTFDVYRDNNVALEALKAGAFDYELEMSAKNWATAYDVPAVRDGRLIKEELPNGNPVGMQGFIFNLRKPVFQDVRVRKALSLLFDFEWTNKQLFNGAYIRTDSYFENSEMAASGLPSPAELKILEPLRGKVPDQVFTEAFTNPVSDGSGMIREQQRQAYKLLQEAGWKIVDDKMVDKDGKPVNLEFLLAQTQFERVLLPFKRNLADLGIGFEIRRVDVSQYINRLRSRDFDMIVSGYPQSNSPGNEQREFWSSAAADNPGSRNFMGLRDPAIDQLVEALINADSRQSLIEHCRALDRVLQWGYYVVPNWHIKTNRVAYWNHIGHPKVSPKYDVGIDTWWIKPNVTPAVSEAPTQEAH, translated from the coding sequence ATGAAGCCGACGCATCGCCTGGCCTGCAGCCTGCTGTTCGCCTGCCTGAGCCTGCCCGCGCTGGCCGCGCCGCAACACGCGCTGACCTTGTATGACGAGCCGCCGAAATACCCGGCCGACTTCAAGCACTTCGACTACGTGAACCCCGACGCCCCCAAGGGTGGCACCTTCCGCCAATCCAGCTTCGGCGGTTTCGACAGCCTCAACCCGTTCATCAACAAGGGCGTGTCGGCCGACAACGTCAGCATCATCTACGACACCCTGATGCGCCAGAGCCAGGATGAGCCGTTCACCGAGTACGGCCTGGTCGCCGGCAAGATCGAGAAGGCCCCGGACAACAGCTGGGTGCGCTTCTACCTGCGCCCCGAAGCACGCTTCCACGATGGCCACCCGATGCGCGCCGACGACGTGGTGTTCACCTTCAATACCCTGATCAAGGACGGTGCACCGCTGTATCGTCAGTACTACAGCGATGTGGCCGAAGTGGTCGCCGAAGACCCGCTAAAGGTGCTGTTCAAGTTCAAGCACAACAACAACCGGGAACTGCCACTGATTCTCGGCCAACTGCCGGTATTGCCCAAGCACTGGTACGAAAACCGTGAATTCACCCGGGGCAACCTCGAACTGCCGCTTGGCAGCGGCCCCTACAAGGTTGCCGAGGTCAAAGCCGGGCGCTCGATCCGCTATGAGCGGGTCAAGGACTACTGGGCCAAGGACCTGCCGATCAACCGTGGCTTCTACAACTTCGACGCCATGACCTTCGATGTCTACCGCGATAACAACGTGGCGCTGGAGGCACTCAAGGCCGGCGCCTTCGACTACGAACTGGAGATGAGCGCGAAGAACTGGGCCACTGCCTACGACGTGCCCGCCGTGCGCGACGGGCGCCTGATCAAGGAAGAACTGCCCAACGGCAATCCGGTGGGCATGCAGGGCTTCATCTTCAACCTGCGCAAGCCGGTGTTTCAGGACGTGCGGGTGCGCAAGGCGCTGAGCCTGCTGTTCGACTTCGAATGGACCAACAAGCAGTTGTTCAACGGCGCCTACATTCGCACCGACAGTTACTTCGAAAACTCCGAGATGGCCGCCAGCGGCCTGCCCTCGCCAGCCGAGCTGAAAATCCTCGAGCCGCTGCGGGGCAAGGTACCTGACCAGGTATTCACCGAGGCGTTCACCAACCCGGTGAGCGACGGCAGCGGCATGATCCGCGAGCAACAGCGCCAGGCCTACAAGCTGCTGCAGGAGGCCGGCTGGAAGATCGTCGACGACAAGATGGTCGACAAGGATGGCAAGCCGGTGAACCTCGAGTTCCTGCTCGCGCAAACCCAGTTCGAACGCGTACTGCTGCCGTTCAAACGCAACCTTGCCGACCTGGGCATCGGTTTCGAGATCCGCCGCGTGGACGTCTCGCAATACATCAACCGGCTGCGCTCGCGCGACTTCGACATGATCGTCAGCGGTTACCCGCAATCCAATTCGCCGGGCAACGAACAGCGTGAGTTCTGGTCGAGCGCCGCCGCCGACAACCCCGGCAGCCGCAACTTCATGGGCCTGCGCGACCCCGCTATCGATCAACTGGTGGAGGCGCTGATCAATGCCGACTCGCGCCAGAGCCTGATCGAGCACTGCCGTGCCCTCGACCGCGTGCTGCAATGGGGCTACTACGTGGTACCCAACTGGCACATCAAGACCAACCGCGTGGCCTACTGGAACCACATCGGCCACCCCAAGGTTTCGCCGAAGTACGACGTCGGCATCGATACCTGGTGGATCAAGCCCAACGTGACCCCAGCGGTCAGCGAAGCCCCGACGCAAGAGGCCCACTGA
- a CDS encoding extracellular solute-binding protein has product MVSESHGYAQFGTLKYPATFTHFDWVNPQAPKGGTLRAMAFGTFDTLNPYTFKGTSPVTTPNFLQYGVSELNETLMVGTGQYDPSGDEPTSSYGLIARSVEYSEDRSWVVFNLRPEARWHDGTPITAADVAFSYRTLLKQGHPIYRTNLQEVQRVDILGPLRIRFVFKRAGNPLLILRLGEMPVLPKHYWQKRDFEATTFEPPLGSGPYRITQVEPGRRLVFERVKNYWGKDLAVNRGKYNFNRVEYEFYRDATVAFEAFKAGEFDIYIEHQAKNWANGYNFPAVRRGEVIKAQIPHRIPTQTQGLFMNSRRAAFSDPRVRQALGLMLDFEWTNRALFSSAYRRASSYYPNSEFAASGVPTGKEWLLLAPLRDQLPDKLFTQPYQVSHTDGRGIGRQTLRQALGLLNQAGWKLDGQRLVNAKGQPLRMELLLVNPSLERILQPYVENLASIGIEARLRTVDRAQYKQRLDQFDFDMILMTLNQTLSPGLEQWLYFHSSQASIKGSKNYAGVKDPVVDHLLDTLLAARTRDDQVAAARALDRVLSWQYYMIPNWYLDNHRLAYRNRFAFVTTPPYTLGLNTWWIKPSENAQ; this is encoded by the coding sequence ATGGTGAGCGAAAGCCACGGATACGCGCAGTTCGGCACGCTCAAGTACCCAGCCACATTCACCCACTTCGACTGGGTCAACCCGCAAGCGCCCAAGGGCGGTACCTTGCGGGCCATGGCTTTCGGCACCTTCGACACGCTCAACCCCTACACCTTCAAGGGCACCAGCCCGGTTACCACGCCGAATTTCCTGCAATACGGCGTCAGCGAGCTGAACGAAACATTGATGGTCGGCACCGGCCAGTACGACCCGTCCGGTGACGAGCCCACCTCCAGCTATGGCCTGATCGCCCGCTCGGTGGAGTACAGCGAAGACCGCAGCTGGGTGGTGTTCAACCTGCGCCCGGAAGCGCGCTGGCATGACGGCACGCCGATTACCGCCGCCGACGTGGCATTCTCGTACCGCACCCTGCTCAAGCAAGGCCACCCGATCTACCGCACCAACCTGCAGGAAGTGCAGCGCGTCGACATCCTCGGCCCGCTGCGTATCCGTTTCGTCTTCAAGCGTGCTGGCAACCCGCTGTTGATCCTGCGCCTGGGCGAGATGCCGGTACTGCCCAAGCACTATTGGCAAAAGCGTGACTTCGAGGCCACCACCTTCGAGCCGCCGCTGGGGAGCGGGCCGTATCGCATCACCCAGGTGGAGCCTGGCCGGCGCCTGGTGTTCGAGCGGGTGAAAAACTACTGGGGCAAGGACCTGGCGGTAAACCGCGGCAAGTACAACTTCAACCGCGTCGAGTACGAGTTCTACCGCGATGCCACCGTGGCCTTCGAAGCGTTCAAGGCCGGTGAGTTCGACATCTATATCGAGCACCAGGCGAAAAACTGGGCCAACGGCTACAACTTCCCGGCCGTACGCCGTGGCGAGGTGATCAAGGCACAGATCCCGCACCGCATCCCGACCCAGACCCAAGGCCTGTTCATGAACAGCCGCCGGGCCGCCTTCAGCGACCCCAGGGTGCGCCAGGCGCTGGGCCTGATGCTCGATTTCGAGTGGACCAACCGCGCGCTGTTCAGCAGCGCCTACCGCCGTGCGAGCAGCTACTACCCCAACAGCGAGTTCGCCGCCAGCGGCGTGCCCACCGGCAAGGAGTGGCTGCTGCTGGCGCCATTGCGCGACCAACTGCCCGACAAGCTGTTCACCCAGCCCTACCAGGTCAGCCATACCGACGGGCGCGGCATCGGCCGCCAGACCCTGCGCCAGGCCCTGGGCCTGCTCAATCAGGCCGGCTGGAAGCTTGACGGCCAGCGCCTGGTCAATGCCAAGGGCCAGCCGCTGCGCATGGAACTGCTGCTGGTGAACCCGAGCCTCGAACGCATCCTGCAACCTTATGTCGAAAACCTCGCCAGTATCGGCATCGAGGCGCGCTTGCGCACCGTAGACCGTGCCCAGTACAAACAACGCCTGGACCAGTTCGATTTCGACATGATCCTGATGACCCTGAACCAGACCTTGAGCCCCGGCCTCGAGCAGTGGCTGTACTTTCATTCCAGCCAGGCCTCGATCAAGGGCAGCAAGAACTATGCTGGGGTCAAGGACCCGGTGGTCGACCACCTGCTCGACACCCTGCTGGCCGCGCGCACCCGCGACGACCAGGTCGCCGCCGCCCGCGCCCTGGACCGCGTGCTTTCATGGCAGTACTACATGATCCCCAACTGGTACCTCGACAATCACCGCCTGGCCTACCGCAACCGGTTCGCCTTCGTCACCACGCCGCCCTATACCCTCGGGCTGAATACCTGGTGGATAAAGCCTTCGGAGAACGCCCAATGA
- a CDS encoding lytic transglycosylase domain-containing protein, producing the protein MSSRSRRTAHSVALTRLAQISALALAATLVGCQSTRQLDEAESVRAHSYQARIKHKPSPLAVKPAEPPQDVWERMRQGFALQDNIDVNPRIEQQRLWFASNPSFLESAGERGSLYLHYIVERLEERDMPLELALLPAIESAYNPMAYSRAHAAGMWQFIPSTGRHFNLRQTNFYDGRRDVTASTNAALDYLTRLHDMFNGDWLLALAAYNAGEGTVSRAIERNEKLGLPTDYWNLPLPQETRDYVPKLLALSQVVSTPEAYGVNLTPIANEPYFEAVAINDRLDLSRVAAFANIDEDELIQLNPAFKKRMTVDGPQQLLVPTAKAQLLSDSLSNLKPEQLVSLQPNKAVFAAAVAEAKAPAARSYRVKRGDSLSSIAKANRVAVKDLQRWNKLPGNRVKAGQVLALRGGSAPSAAGNRVAASGQRSTQYKVRKGDSLYLVAKRFNVEMQHLKRWNPRSGHALKPGQTLTVYLSH; encoded by the coding sequence ATGTCTTCCCGTAGCCGCAGAACCGCTCATTCAGTCGCCCTGACGCGCCTGGCCCAAATCAGTGCGCTGGCGCTGGCCGCCACCCTGGTGGGCTGCCAGAGCACCCGTCAGCTCGACGAAGCCGAAAGCGTTCGCGCGCACAGCTACCAGGCACGGATCAAGCACAAGCCCTCGCCGCTGGCAGTCAAACCCGCCGAGCCGCCGCAAGATGTGTGGGAGCGCATGCGCCAGGGCTTCGCCCTGCAGGACAACATCGACGTCAACCCACGCATCGAGCAGCAGCGCCTGTGGTTCGCCAGCAACCCGTCGTTCCTCGAAAGTGCCGGCGAGCGTGGCAGCCTCTACCTGCACTACATCGTCGAACGCCTCGAAGAACGCGACATGCCGCTGGAGCTGGCCCTGCTGCCAGCCATCGAAAGTGCCTACAACCCGATGGCCTACTCGCGCGCCCATGCCGCAGGCATGTGGCAGTTCATTCCTTCCACCGGCCGCCACTTCAACCTGCGCCAGACCAACTTCTACGATGGCCGGCGCGACGTGACCGCCTCGACCAACGCCGCGCTGGATTACCTGACCCGTCTGCATGACATGTTCAACGGCGACTGGCTGCTGGCCCTGGCGGCCTACAATGCGGGCGAAGGTACCGTCAGCCGTGCCATCGAGCGCAACGAAAAGCTCGGCCTGCCCACCGATTACTGGAACCTGCCCCTGCCGCAGGAAACCCGTGACTACGTGCCCAAGCTACTGGCGCTGTCACAGGTGGTCTCCACACCTGAAGCCTACGGTGTGAACCTTACGCCGATCGCCAACGAGCCCTACTTCGAAGCAGTGGCCATCAACGACCGCCTCGACCTGTCGCGGGTCGCGGCCTTCGCCAACATCGACGAAGACGAACTGATCCAGCTGAACCCGGCCTTCAAGAAACGCATGACCGTGGACGGCCCGCAACAGTTGCTGGTACCGACCGCCAAGGCGCAACTGCTCAGCGACAGCCTGTCCAACCTCAAACCCGAGCAATTGGTCAGCCTGCAGCCGAACAAGGCCGTGTTCGCCGCCGCCGTGGCCGAAGCCAAGGCGCCTGCAGCGCGCAGTTACCGGGTCAAGCGTGGCGACAGCCTGAGCAGCATCGCCAAGGCCAACCGGGTGGCAGTCAAGGACCTGCAGCGCTGGAACAAGTTACCGGGCAATCGCGTCAAGGCCGGCCAGGTCCTGGCCCTGCGCGGCGGCAGCGCGCCGAGCGCTGCCGGCAATCGCGTTGCGGCCTCCGGCCAGCGTTCCACCCAGTACAAGGTGCGCAAGGGTGATTCGCTGTATCTTGTAGCCAAACGTTTCAATGTCGAGATGCAGCACCTCAAGCGCTGGAATCCGCGCAGCGGGCATGCACTCAAGCCAGGCCAGACCCTGACCGTATACCTGTCCCACTGA
- the gloB gene encoding hydroxyacylglutathione hydrolase, translating to MIQIDALPAFSDNYIWLLQDTAKRRCAVVDPGDAGPVEAWLAAHPGWALDTILVTHHHHDHVGGVERLKQQTGARVCGPAREQIPGRDLALDEGDQVSVLGVAFRVLAVPGHTLGHIAYFSDQPATPLLFCGDTLFAAGCGRMFEGTPEQMQPALARLAALPEQTEVYCTHEYTLSNLRFAKAVEPTNPHVLQRFEDVSQLRAENRITLPSTIALERLTNPFLRTSETLVKQKADEWKGHSNDSQVTVFAALRSWKDSF from the coding sequence ATGATACAGATCGACGCTCTTCCCGCTTTCTCCGACAACTACATCTGGTTGTTACAGGATACTGCCAAACGCCGCTGCGCGGTGGTCGACCCTGGCGATGCCGGCCCGGTGGAGGCCTGGCTGGCCGCCCACCCCGGCTGGGCGCTGGACACCATCCTGGTGACTCACCACCACCATGACCATGTCGGCGGTGTCGAACGCCTCAAGCAGCAGACCGGTGCCCGCGTCTGCGGCCCGGCCCGCGAGCAGATCCCAGGCCGCGACCTGGCGCTTGACGAAGGTGACCAGGTCAGCGTACTGGGCGTGGCCTTCCGGGTATTGGCCGTGCCGGGCCACACCCTGGGGCATATCGCCTACTTCAGCGATCAGCCGGCAACGCCGCTGCTGTTCTGCGGCGACACCTTGTTCGCTGCCGGTTGCGGGCGCATGTTCGAAGGCACGCCGGAGCAGATGCAACCTGCCCTCGCGCGCCTGGCAGCGCTGCCAGAGCAAACCGAGGTCTACTGCACCCATGAATACACCCTGAGCAACCTGCGCTTCGCCAAGGCCGTGGAGCCTACGAACCCGCACGTTCTGCAGCGGTTCGAGGACGTTAGCCAGTTGCGCGCTGAAAATCGCATCACATTGCCATCAACGATCGCACTCGAGCGCCTGACCAACCCTTTCCTGCGTACCTCTGAAACATTAGTTAAACAAAAAGCAGACGAATGGAAGGGACATTCAAACGACTCGCAGGTCACTGTTTTTGCTGCTTTGAGGTCTTGGAAGGATAGCTTCTGA
- a CDS encoding class I SAM-dependent methyltransferase, whose protein sequence is MTDQAFAQADPEWVELISLAREWFNGPLGQLMLKEEEKLLEEELGRFFGGYLVHYGPCAEAPPSAPQVQRNVRLGAPLPGVEIVCEEQAWPLSEHAADVVVLQHGLDFSLSPHGLLREAASAVRPGGHLLIVGINPWSGWGVRHFFSHGALRKARCISPSRVGDWLNLLGFALEKRRFGCYRPPLTSPAWQQRLAGWERMAGGWQCAGGGVYLLVARKMVVGLRPLRQVRREPMGKLLPLPLAKVNRSTANPDTEKH, encoded by the coding sequence ATGACCGACCAAGCCTTTGCTCAGGCCGACCCGGAGTGGGTCGAACTGATCAGTCTGGCCCGTGAGTGGTTCAACGGCCCACTCGGGCAGCTGATGCTCAAGGAAGAGGAAAAACTGCTGGAAGAAGAGCTGGGGCGCTTCTTCGGTGGCTACCTCGTGCACTATGGCCCCTGTGCCGAGGCGCCGCCCAGCGCGCCACAGGTGCAGCGCAACGTGCGCCTTGGCGCACCGCTGCCCGGGGTGGAAATCGTCTGCGAGGAACAGGCCTGGCCATTGAGCGAGCATGCCGCCGACGTGGTAGTGCTGCAGCATGGCCTGGACTTCAGCCTGTCGCCCCATGGCCTGCTGCGCGAGGCAGCCAGCGCGGTGCGCCCGGGCGGGCACCTGCTGATCGTCGGGATCAACCCCTGGAGCGGCTGGGGCGTGCGCCATTTCTTCAGCCATGGCGCCCTGCGCAAGGCACGCTGCATCTCGCCGTCACGGGTCGGTGACTGGCTCAACCTGCTGGGCTTCGCGCTGGAGAAACGCCGCTTCGGGTGCTATCGTCCGCCGCTCACTTCGCCGGCCTGGCAGCAACGCCTGGCAGGCTGGGAACGGATGGCGGGGGGCTGGCAGTGTGCTGGCGGCGGGGTCTACCTGCTGGTGGCGCGCAAGATGGTGGTCGGCCTGCGGCCGTTGCGCCAGGTGCGCCGCGAGCCGATGGGCAAGCTGCTGCCGCTGCCGCTGGCCAAGGTCAACCGTAGCACCGCCAACCCGGATACCGAAAAGCACTGA
- the rnhA gene encoding ribonuclease HI, translated as MSDSVEMYTDGACKGNPGPGGWGVLLVFKGVEKELWGGERETTNNRMELMAAIQGLMALKRECDVVLTTDSQYVMKGINEWMANWKKRGWKTAAKEPVKNADLWQLLDEQVNRHKVTWKWVRGHIGHPGNERADQLANRGVEEVRAKR; from the coding sequence ATGAGCGATAGCGTCGAGATGTATACCGATGGCGCCTGCAAGGGCAACCCCGGCCCAGGCGGCTGGGGCGTCCTGCTGGTCTTCAAGGGCGTCGAGAAGGAACTGTGGGGCGGCGAGCGCGAAACCACCAACAACCGCATGGAACTGATGGCCGCGATCCAGGGGCTGATGGCGCTCAAGCGTGAATGCGACGTGGTGCTGACCACCGACTCGCAGTACGTGATGAAAGGCATCAACGAATGGATGGCCAACTGGAAGAAGCGCGGCTGGAAGACCGCGGCCAAGGAGCCGGTGAAGAACGCCGACCTGTGGCAGTTGCTCGACGAGCAGGTCAACCGCCACAAGGTCACCTGGAAGTGGGTGCGCGGGCACATCGGCCACCCCGGCAACGAACGTGCCGACCAGCTGGCCAACCGCGGCGTCGAGGAAGTGCGCGCCAAGCGTTGA
- the dnaQ gene encoding DNA polymerase III subunit epsilon, producing the protein MEQQQDKRLVILDTETTGMPVSEGHRIIEIGCVEVMGRRLTGRHFHVYLQPDRESDEGAINVHGITDAFLVGKPRFADVAEEFFEFIQGATLVIHNAAFDVGFINNEFALLGQSDRADISRHCTILDTLLLARARHPGQRNSLDALCKRYDIDNSGRELHGALLDSELLADVYLAMTGGQTSLSLAGHGAEDNEGQGSGGSEIRRIVGRAPGRVIMASAEELEAHAERLAAVAKSAGGPSMWQTLTETPAS; encoded by the coding sequence GTGGAGCAGCAGCAAGATAAACGCCTGGTCATTCTCGATACCGAAACCACCGGCATGCCGGTCAGTGAAGGCCACCGGATCATCGAGATCGGCTGTGTCGAGGTCATGGGCCGGCGCCTGACCGGGCGGCACTTCCACGTCTATCTGCAGCCCGATCGCGAAAGTGACGAGGGCGCGATCAACGTCCACGGCATTACCGATGCGTTCCTGGTCGGCAAGCCACGCTTCGCCGATGTGGCCGAGGAGTTCTTCGAGTTCATCCAGGGCGCTACGCTGGTCATCCACAACGCGGCGTTCGACGTCGGCTTCATCAACAACGAGTTCGCTTTGCTGGGGCAGAGCGACCGCGCCGACATTTCCAGGCACTGCACCATCCTCGATACGCTGTTGCTGGCCCGTGCCCGCCACCCTGGGCAGCGCAACAGCCTCGATGCGCTGTGCAAACGCTACGACATCGACAACTCCGGCCGTGAACTGCACGGCGCATTGCTCGACTCCGAGTTGCTGGCCGACGTCTACCTGGCGATGACCGGTGGCCAGACCAGCCTGTCGCTGGCCGGGCACGGGGCCGAAGACAATGAGGGGCAGGGCAGCGGTGGCAGCGAGATCCGCCGCATCGTCGGGCGGGCGCCAGGGCGGGTGATCATGGCCAGTGCCGAAGAACTCGAGGCGCATGCCGAGCGGCTGGCGGCAGTGGCCAAGTCGGCGGGTGGGCCGTCGATGTGGCAAACCCTGACCGAGACACCGGCCAGCTGA
- a CDS encoding Orn/Lys/Arg decarboxylase N-terminal domain-containing protein, which produces MYKDLKFPILIVHRAIKADSVAGERIRGIAEELSQDGFAIIKAADHAEARLVATTHHGLACMLIAAEGVGDNTHLLQNMAELIGLARLRAPNLPIFALGEQVTLENAPAEAMSELNQLRGILYLFEDTVPFLARQVARAAHNYLDGLLPPFFKALVQHTAQSNYSWHTPGHGGGVAYRKSPVGQAFHQFFGENTLRSDLSVSVPELGSLLDHTGPLAAAEARAARNFGADHTFFVINGTSTANKIVWHAMVGRDDLVLVDRNCHKSVVHAIIMTGAIPIYLCPERNELGIIGPIPLSEFSLESIQAKVQAHPLAKGREPRIKLAVVTNSTYDGLCYNAGMIKQALGTSVEVLHFDEAWFAYAAFHEFFEGRYAMGTACSAGSPLVFSTHSTHKLLAAFSQASMIHVQDGAQRQLDRDRFNEAFMMHISTSPQYSILASLDVASAMMEGPAGRSLLQEMFDEALSFRRALANLREHIAADDWWFSIWQPPVAEGIHRLAVRDWLLQPGAGWHGFAEVNDDYVLLDPLKVTLVMPGLSAGGVLGEHGIPAAVVSKFLWERGLVVEKTGLYSFLVLFSMGITKGKWSTLLTELLEFKRHYDGNSALSACLPSVVAVDASRYQGLGLRDLCDQLHDCYRANATAKQLKRLFTRLPEVAVSPARAYDQMVRGEVEAVPIEALPGRVAAVMLVPYPPGIALIMPGERFTEATRSILDYLAFARAFNSGFPGFVADVHGLQNDGGQYTVDCIKECE; this is translated from the coding sequence ATGTACAAGGACCTCAAGTTCCCCATCCTCATCGTCCACCGTGCGATAAAGGCCGACAGCGTTGCCGGCGAGCGCATCCGTGGCATCGCCGAGGAACTGAGCCAGGACGGCTTCGCCATCATCAAGGCCGCCGACCACGCCGAAGCGCGCCTGGTCGCCACCACCCACCATGGCCTGGCCTGCATGCTGATCGCCGCCGAAGGCGTCGGCGACAACACCCACCTGCTGCAGAACATGGCCGAGCTGATTGGTCTGGCCCGGCTGCGAGCGCCGAACCTGCCGATCTTTGCCCTCGGCGAGCAGGTCACCCTGGAAAACGCCCCGGCCGAGGCCATGAGCGAGCTCAACCAGTTGCGCGGCATTCTCTACCTGTTCGAAGACACCGTGCCGTTTCTCGCTCGCCAGGTGGCACGCGCTGCGCACAATTACCTCGACGGCCTGCTGCCGCCGTTCTTCAAGGCACTGGTGCAGCATACTGCCCAGTCCAACTACTCGTGGCACACGCCCGGCCACGGTGGGGGCGTGGCCTACCGCAAGAGCCCGGTAGGCCAGGCGTTTCACCAGTTCTTCGGTGAGAACACGCTGCGTTCGGACCTGTCGGTCTCGGTGCCTGAGCTGGGTTCGCTGCTTGACCATACCGGCCCTCTGGCCGCTGCCGAGGCCCGCGCAGCGCGCAATTTCGGCGCCGATCACACCTTTTTCGTGATCAATGGCACTTCCACCGCCAACAAGATCGTCTGGCACGCCATGGTCGGCCGTGACGACCTGGTATTGGTGGACCGCAACTGCCACAAGTCAGTGGTCCACGCCATCATCATGACCGGCGCCATTCCCATCTACCTGTGCCCCGAGCGCAACGAACTGGGCATCATCGGCCCGATTCCGTTGAGTGAGTTCAGCCTTGAGTCAATCCAGGCCAAGGTGCAGGCCCACCCCTTGGCCAAGGGGCGTGAGCCGCGGATCAAGCTGGCGGTGGTGACCAACTCGACCTACGACGGGCTTTGTTACAACGCCGGCATGATCAAGCAGGCGCTGGGCACCAGTGTCGAGGTGTTGCACTTCGATGAAGCCTGGTTCGCCTATGCGGCGTTCCACGAATTCTTTGAGGGTCGCTACGCCATGGGAACGGCCTGCAGCGCGGGTAGCCCACTGGTGTTCAGCACCCATTCGACGCACAAGCTGCTCGCGGCCTTCAGCCAGGCTTCGATGATTCACGTGCAGGATGGCGCCCAACGTCAGCTGGACCGTGACCGCTTCAATGAAGCCTTCATGATGCATATCTCCACTTCACCGCAATACAGCATTCTCGCCTCGCTCGACGTGGCTTCGGCCATGATGGAAGGCCCGGCTGGGCGTTCGCTGCTGCAGGAAATGTTCGATGAAGCCCTGAGTTTTCGTCGCGCTCTGGCCAACCTGCGCGAGCATATCGCGGCAGACGACTGGTGGTTCAGCATCTGGCAGCCGCCGGTGGCGGAGGGCATCCATCGGCTGGCCGTGCGCGACTGGTTGCTGCAACCGGGGGCAGGGTGGCACGGTTTTGCCGAGGTCAACGACGACTACGTACTGCTCGACCCGCTGAAGGTCACCCTGGTGATGCCCGGGCTCAGTGCCGGTGGGGTGTTGGGTGAGCATGGCATCCCCGCGGCCGTGGTCAGCAAGTTCCTCTGGGAGCGCGGGCTGGTAGTGGAAAAGACCGGCCTGTACAGCTTTCTCGTGTTGTTCTCGATGGGTATCACCAAGGGCAAGTGGAGTACCTTGCTGACGGAGTTGTTGGAGTTCAAACGCCATTACGACGGCAACAGCGCACTCAGTGCCTGCCTGCCCAGCGTGGTTGCCGTCGATGCTTCACGCTATCAAGGCCTGGGCCTGCGCGACTTGTGTGACCAGCTGCATGACTGCTACCGCGCCAACGCTACGGCCAAGCAGCTCAAGCGGTTGTTCACGCGCCTGCCGGAAGTGGCCGTGAGCCCGGCGCGGGCGTATGACCAGATGGTGCGGGGAGAGGTGGAGGCGGTGCCGATCGAGGCCTTGCCGGGCCGGGTCGCGGCGGTGATGCTGGTGCCGTACCCGCCGGGGATTGCGCTGATCATGCCAGGTGAGCGGTTCACCGAAGCAACCCGCTCGATCCTCGACTATCTGGCGTTTGCCCGGGCGTTCAATAGCGGTTTTCCGGGTTTCGTTGCCGATGTGCATGGCCTGCAGAACGATGGCGGCCAGTACACGGTGGACTGCATCAAGGAATGCGAATGA
- a CDS encoding NADPH-dependent FMN reductase produces the protein MSQVYSVAVVVGSLRKDSYNRKVARALSELAPSSLALKIVEIGDLPLYNEDVEAQGVPAPWKRFRDEIRHSDAVLFVTPEYNRSVPGCLKNAIDVGSRPYGQSAWSGKPAAVVSVSPGAIGGFGANHAVRQSLVFLDMPCMQMPEAYIGGAASLFEDSGKLSDKTRPFLQGFIDKFASWVKLNRAV, from the coding sequence ATGAGCCAGGTGTATTCGGTAGCGGTCGTCGTCGGCAGCTTGCGCAAGGACTCCTACAACCGCAAGGTGGCCCGCGCACTTTCGGAGCTGGCGCCGTCCAGCCTTGCCCTGAAGATCGTCGAAATCGGCGACTTGCCGCTGTACAACGAGGATGTCGAGGCCCAGGGCGTACCCGCGCCCTGGAAGCGCTTTCGCGATGAGATCCGCCACAGCGATGCGGTACTGTTCGTCACCCCGGAGTACAACCGCTCGGTACCGGGCTGCCTGAAGAACGCCATCGACGTGGGCTCTCGGCCCTATGGGCAGAGCGCCTGGAGCGGCAAGCCGGCGGCGGTGGTGAGCGTCTCGCCAGGGGCCATTGGCGGGTTTGGCGCCAACCATGCCGTGCGCCAGTCGCTGGTGTTTCTGGACATGCCCTGCATGCAGATGCCCGAGGCCTACATCGGTGGTGCGGCGAGCCTGTTCGAGGACAGTGGCAAACTCAGCGACAAGACGCGGCCGTTCCTGCAGGGCTTCATCGACAAGTTCGCTTCCTGGGTGAAACTGAACCGGGCGGTCTGA